Proteins from one Erpetoichthys calabaricus chromosome 11, fErpCal1.3, whole genome shotgun sequence genomic window:
- the nkx2.5 gene encoding homeobox protein Nkx-2.5, with translation MFPSPLTSTPFSVKDILNLEQTHEEIASVDLSRMDAALSPSSCMHARFKQENYTGEPVATSLFLEDLQQNKAHKTPTVDFTATIYGKNVLETDISKQTKTEKVYEENKRKESCCGSKEEGEERPRQRKRRKPRVLFSQAQVYELERRFKQQKYLSAPERDHLANVLKLTSTQVKIWFQNRRYKCKRQRQDQSLEMVGIPPPRRIAVPVLVRDGKPCLGDSAAYGTSYNVGINHYTYNTYPAFGNYPGPACNSSYPCSYPSAAVHPVQQAPSNGSYMNLELSNTQGGGVSSLTGIRAW, from the exons ATGTTTCCAAGTCCGCTTACCTCCACTCCGTTTTCTGTCAAGGATATTCTAAACTTGGAACAGACCCACGAAGAGATAGCTTCAGTCGACCTGTCTAGGATGGACGCCGCTTTGTCCCCCTCTTCTTGTATGCATGCAAGGTTCAAACAGGAGAACTATACAGGAGAGCCCGTAGCTACTTCTCTATTTCTTGAAGACCTGCAGCAGAACAAGGCGCACAAAACCCCAACCGTGGATTTCACTGCTACCATTTatggaaaaaatgttttagaaacgGATATCAGTaaacaaaccaaaacagaaaAGGTATACGAGGAAAACAAGAGGAAAG AGAGCTGTTGCGGATCGAAGGAGGAAGGCGAGGAGAGGCCCCGCCAGAGGAAACGACGGAAGCCCCGGGTGCTCTTCTCTCAGGCCCAAGTTTATGAGCTCGAGAGGCGCTTCAAACAACAGAAGTACTTGTCGGCCCCAGAGAGAGATCATCTAGCCAACGTGCTGAAGCTCACTTCCACCCAGGTCAAAATCTGGTTCCAGAATCGCAGGTACAAGTGTAAACGGCAGCGGCAAGACCAGAGTCTGGAAATGGTGGGTATCCCACCTCCAAGACGCATCGCCGTCCCTGTCCTGGTCCGAGACGGGAAACCTTGTTTGGGAGATTCGGCTGCGTATGGCACTTCGTATAACGTGGGCATAAACCATTATACGTACAACACCTACCCAGCCTTCGGTAACTACCCCGGGCCTGCGTGCAACAGCAGCTACCCTTGCAGCTACCCCTCTGCTGCCGTGCACCCTGTGCAGCAAGCGCCCTCCAACGGCAGCTATATGAACTTGGAGCTCAGTAACACCCAGGGCGGCGGAGTTTCATCTC